One window from the genome of uncultured Cohaesibacter sp. encodes:
- a CDS encoding N-acetylmuramoyl-L-alanine amidase, translating into MFVYPHTNPFTIKSHRLFEDDQPVRFLRSPHQSDEFTPRGIILHDTAGRLEKGSAVDWFLHSEARASAHLTVERDGSVTQQVGFDRRAWHAGKSSYRGESNVNAFAFGIEMVNLGKCVKLRDNSLQPWFKAQFRDGVNGLSFAPASTRSHGKGWWLDYTEAQLNTVHALCAALAAKYDLSFLAGHFEISPGRKVDPNPLFPLKELRACLFGEGNDPTTPTLTASAHLRRWPSYEDNVIAVLEKGTRVEIIRSGRFNALGHFELWHLVDTGTQEGWVHGDLLNTDWFE; encoded by the coding sequence ATGTTTGTATATCCCCACACCAATCCCTTCACCATCAAGTCTCATCGGCTGTTCGAGGATGATCAACCGGTCCGCTTTCTGAGGTCACCCCACCAATCCGATGAGTTCACACCGCGTGGCATCATTCTGCACGACACGGCCGGACGGCTGGAGAAGGGCAGCGCCGTCGACTGGTTCCTGCATTCCGAGGCTCGTGCATCCGCTCATCTCACGGTCGAACGTGACGGCTCGGTGACCCAGCAGGTGGGGTTTGACCGCCGCGCCTGGCATGCGGGCAAAAGCAGCTATCGCGGAGAGAGCAACGTCAATGCTTTCGCCTTCGGCATCGAGATGGTCAATCTGGGCAAATGCGTAAAGCTGCGCGACAACAGCCTTCAGCCCTGGTTCAAGGCGCAGTTTCGGGACGGGGTCAATGGCCTCTCCTTTGCTCCCGCGAGCACGCGATCCCATGGCAAGGGATGGTGGCTCGATTATACCGAGGCCCAATTGAACACGGTCCATGCGCTCTGTGCCGCGCTCGCCGCAAAATATGATCTCAGCTTTCTGGCCGGACATTTCGAAATCTCGCCGGGCCGCAAGGTCGATCCCAATCCGCTGTTCCCGCTCAAGGAACTGAGGGCCTGCCTGTTCGGCGAAGGCAATGACCCAACCACTCCAACGCTGACCGCTTCAGCCCATCTCAGGCGCTGGCCTTCCTATGAGGATAATGTGATCGCGGTGCTTGAAAAGGGAACACGGGTCGAGATCATCCGTTCCGGTCGCTTCAATGCCCTTGGCCATTTCGAACTCTGGCATCTGGTCGACACCGGCACTCAGGAGGGGTGGGTGCACGGTGATCTCTTGAATACAGACTGGTTCGAATAG
- a CDS encoding bifunctional riboflavin kinase/FAD synthetase — translation MMAIAPSFLELFQPTEPLPDALRGSVVAIGNFDGMHRGHQAVLEDAMQEARSSGLKAVMLTFEPHPRSVFRPDSPVFRLTPHAEKAHIAKAIGLDAMISLAFTPEFSSQSPDRFIEDMLLGTFGARKVISGYDFHFGKDRAGTPEFLRAQGLARGFGVTIVDMKADRSGDAVSSTRIRQALEDGALNPANRLLGYRHFFTGTVVHGEKNGRKLGYPTANMRLPENSRLCEGVYAVKLVRADGTLHNGVASFGRRPMFDNGARVFEVHIFDFNEDIYDEEVRVILYGYLRGEARFDSLDGLIAQMDRDSAQARGILSNAKPLSELEERLWG, via the coding sequence ATGATGGCCATCGCCCCTTCCTTCCTTGAATTGTTCCAGCCAACCGAGCCCCTGCCCGACGCGTTGCGAGGCTCTGTCGTGGCAATCGGGAATTTCGATGGCATGCATCGCGGCCATCAGGCGGTGCTCGAAGACGCCATGCAGGAAGCGCGCTCATCCGGCCTCAAGGCCGTTATGCTGACGTTCGAGCCGCATCCGCGCTCGGTCTTTCGGCCAGATTCACCGGTTTTCCGGCTGACGCCCCACGCTGAAAAAGCTCATATTGCCAAGGCCATTGGCCTTGATGCCATGATTTCGCTGGCGTTCACGCCGGAGTTTTCGAGCCAGTCACCGGATCGCTTTATCGAGGACATGTTGCTCGGGACGTTTGGCGCTCGCAAGGTCATCTCCGGCTATGATTTCCACTTTGGCAAGGATCGTGCGGGAACGCCGGAATTCCTCAGGGCGCAGGGCCTCGCCCGTGGGTTTGGCGTGACCATTGTTGACATGAAAGCCGACCGATCCGGGGATGCTGTCTCGTCGACCCGGATCCGGCAGGCGCTCGAAGATGGCGCCCTCAATCCGGCGAACCGGCTGCTTGGCTACCGCCATTTCTTCACCGGCACGGTGGTGCATGGCGAGAAGAATGGCCGCAAGCTCGGCTATCCGACGGCAAACATGCGCCTGCCTGAAAACAGTCGTCTGTGCGAAGGGGTTTATGCGGTCAAGCTCGTGCGGGCAGACGGCACGCTGCACAATGGGGTGGCCAGTTTTGGCCGTCGTCCGATGTTCGACAACGGAGCCCGGGTCTTCGAAGTCCATATCTTCGATTTCAACGAAGATATCTATGACGAGGAAGTGCGGGTCATTCTCTACGGCTATTTGCGCGGCGAGGCCCGGTTTGACAGCCTTGACGGGCTGATTGCGCAGATGGATCGGGATAGCGCACAAGCGCGCGGCATCCTCTCGAACGCCAAGCCGCTTTCCGAGTTGGAAGAACGGCTCTGGGGCTAA
- a CDS encoding MATE family efflux transporter — protein sequence MSDRPISPEERIRDSVTDGIVIPPEARSDSLSWTGEMRATLSLAWPLVFTQLAQFSLNITDVIMMGWLGRDFLAAGSLASALLHPLLLFGIGSLSAVAPMVAHAIGSGEPTSVRRTARQGIWVAFLLAAILMLIIFQAETIFLATGQQPEIAALSQSYLDFAAFSLFPAIGFIAMRSLTSAHGETKIVLGVTILSFFVNFAGNYALMFGHFGFPRLELAGAGISTSVVNFFVFGFMLVYVGRRRTYAAYDLFARFWRPDWPRFREILRIGIPIGFMVMVEVGLFSAATMLMGWLGTDELAAHTVAMQCAALAFMVPLGLGQAATIRIGLAYGRRAMDGIRRAGWVSIGLGVGFMAITCSLFLTIPHHLIELFLDPLDPVNTVPIALAVSYLAFAGLFQLVDGLQAVTSSALRGLGDTRGPMMIAVFGYWVCGLPTSYILGFVVGWRGTGIWIGLAIGLAVTGLILAHRFWNRERLGLLKYGMSAA from the coding sequence ATGTCCGACCGGCCAATTTCGCCGGAAGAGCGCATTCGTGACAGCGTCACGGATGGTATCGTGATTCCCCCTGAAGCAAGAAGCGACAGCCTGTCCTGGACCGGCGAAATGCGCGCGACTTTGTCGCTCGCCTGGCCGCTGGTCTTCACGCAACTGGCGCAGTTCTCTCTCAACATCACCGACGTCATCATGATGGGTTGGCTTGGCCGCGACTTTCTCGCTGCCGGATCCCTTGCATCTGCCTTGTTGCATCCTCTGCTTCTCTTCGGTATCGGCTCCCTCTCTGCGGTGGCTCCCATGGTCGCCCATGCCATCGGTTCGGGCGAGCCGACCTCTGTCAGGCGCACCGCACGGCAGGGCATCTGGGTGGCCTTCCTGCTGGCCGCCATCCTGATGCTGATCATCTTTCAGGCCGAGACCATCTTTCTGGCGACTGGTCAGCAGCCCGAGATTGCCGCCCTGTCGCAAAGCTATCTGGACTTTGCCGCTTTCAGCCTGTTTCCGGCGATTGGTTTCATTGCCATGAGATCCCTGACCAGTGCGCATGGGGAGACCAAGATTGTGCTTGGGGTCACCATATTGAGCTTTTTTGTCAATTTTGCGGGCAACTATGCTCTGATGTTCGGGCATTTCGGGTTTCCCCGACTTGAACTGGCCGGTGCGGGGATCTCGACGAGTGTCGTCAATTTCTTCGTGTTTGGTTTCATGCTCGTCTATGTCGGCCGTCGCCGTACCTACGCCGCCTATGATCTGTTTGCCCGCTTCTGGCGGCCCGACTGGCCGCGGTTTCGCGAAATTCTGCGGATTGGCATCCCTATCGGCTTTATGGTCATGGTCGAAGTCGGCCTCTTCTCTGCCGCTACCATGTTGATGGGCTGGCTGGGGACCGATGAGCTCGCAGCGCATACGGTGGCGATGCAATGCGCCGCCCTTGCCTTCATGGTGCCGCTGGGGCTGGGACAGGCTGCGACAATTCGTATCGGGCTCGCCTATGGCCGCCGTGCGATGGATGGCATCCGCCGCGCCGGGTGGGTATCCATCGGGCTAGGTGTCGGCTTCATGGCCATTACCTGTTCGCTGTTCCTGACCATCCCGCATCATCTGATCGAGCTGTTTCTCGATCCGTTAGATCCTGTCAACACCGTCCCGATTGCGCTGGCTGTCAGCTATCTCGCCTTTGCGGGCCTGTTTCAGTTGGTCGATGGCCTTCAGGCCGTCACATCGAGTGCGTTGAGGGGGCTTGGCGATACGCGCGGACCAATGATGATTGCTGTCTTTGGCTATTGGGTCTGTGGCTTGCCAACGTCCTACATTCTGGGCTTTGTTGTTGGATGGCGAGGAACCGGTATCTGGATCGGACTTGCCATCGGGTTGGCGGTGACGGGGCTGATACTGGCGCACCGCTTCTGGAATCGCGAAAGATTGGGGCTGTTGAAGTACGGTATGTCCGCAGCGTGA
- a CDS encoding DJ-1/PfpI family protein: MTMIEQYIGILIYDDVEVLDFSGPFEVLTTARRVAAKLDTVFPYTPLLIAPASGAVSARAGYQVLPDYDFRSHPDLDCLLVPGGVHEPQLKNDALIAWIKQQATMVSLVASVCTGAFLLAEAGLAEGRQMTTHWEDIPDFRARYPHVGVQENVRWVEDGDMISSAGISAGIDMALQMVARLHSEELATKTARQMEFDWTRTGITVV, encoded by the coding sequence ATGACTATGATCGAGCAGTATATTGGAATTCTCATCTATGATGATGTCGAGGTTCTGGATTTCAGCGGGCCGTTTGAAGTCCTCACGACCGCCCGCCGGGTTGCTGCAAAACTGGACACCGTCTTTCCCTATACCCCGTTGCTCATAGCCCCGGCCTCCGGCGCAGTTTCAGCCCGGGCGGGATATCAGGTACTGCCGGACTATGATTTCCGCAGCCATCCAGATCTTGATTGTTTGCTGGTGCCCGGAGGGGTTCACGAACCACAACTCAAGAACGACGCCTTGATTGCGTGGATCAAGCAACAGGCCACGATGGTCTCGCTTGTTGCATCCGTTTGCACGGGGGCCTTCCTTCTCGCCGAGGCAGGTCTTGCCGAAGGCAGACAGATGACCACGCACTGGGAAGACATTCCCGATTTTCGCGCGCGTTATCCGCATGTGGGTGTGCAGGAGAATGTGCGCTGGGTTGAAGATGGCGACATGATCAGTTCGGCCGGGATTTCCGCCGGGATCGATATGGCACTGCAGATGGTGGCGCGTCTCCATTCCGAAGAGCTGGCCACGAAGACCGCGCGACAGATGGAATTTGACTGGACGCGCACTGGGATCACAGTTGTCTGA
- a CDS encoding MaoC family dehydratase — MNAPLQGVAPRTVYYEDMSIGQSEGLSHVVTEEDIAAFAAVSGDYNPVHVDKAYGEASRFGGNIAHGLYTASLFSALLGMRLPGPGAIYVSQSLKFMAPVRPGDKLEVSVTIREMVNRGRRVVLDCEAKVDGALVLSGEAIVMAPKKPT, encoded by the coding sequence ATGAATGCACCGCTGCAGGGCGTCGCGCCCCGGACCGTCTATTATGAAGATATGAGCATTGGCCAGAGTGAAGGCTTGTCTCATGTGGTCACCGAAGAGGACATTGCTGCCTTTGCTGCTGTGTCGGGCGACTATAACCCTGTGCATGTGGACAAGGCCTATGGCGAGGCCAGCCGGTTCGGCGGCAATATTGCTCACGGACTTTATACCGCGAGCCTGTTTTCGGCGCTTCTCGGGATGCGCCTGCCCGGCCCTGGTGCCATCTATGTCTCCCAGAGCCTAAAATTCATGGCCCCGGTCCGTCCCGGCGACAAACTGGAAGTCTCCGTTACCATCAGGGAAATGGTCAATCGTGGGCGACGCGTTGTACTGGATTGCGAGGCAAAGGTTGACGGTGCGCTGGTGCTGTCGGGTGAAGCCATCGTCATGGCACCCAAAAAGCCGACATGA
- a CDS encoding response regulator — MALDLSMPVLVVDDYKTMIRIIKNLLKQLGFEDVDDAADGTEALAKMQERRYGLVISDWNMEPMTGYELLKQVRASDSLSKTPFIMVTAESKTENVIAAKKAGVNNYIVKPFNAATLKTKIDAVFDN, encoded by the coding sequence ATGGCCCTCGATCTTTCAATGCCGGTACTTGTCGTCGACGACTACAAAACCATGATCCGGATCATCAAGAACTTGCTCAAGCAGCTCGGGTTCGAAGACGTTGATGACGCCGCTGACGGAACCGAAGCTCTGGCAAAAATGCAGGAACGCCGCTACGGCTTGGTGATTTCCGACTGGAACATGGAACCGATGACCGGTTATGAACTGCTCAAGCAGGTTCGCGCCAGCGACAGCCTGTCCAAGACACCATTCATCATGGTGACGGCAGAGTCCAAAACCGAAAACGTTATTGCCGCCAAAAAAGCCGGTGTGAACAACTACATCGTGAAGCCTTTCAACGCGGCCACCCTGAAAACCAAAATCGACGCCGTCTTCGACAATTGA
- a CDS encoding protein phosphatase CheZ: MSLAEVMADSLESYLQAVDQTVYSEFMSIAEEISSMKKEISALRPSEMRHNAIPDAGRELDAVVEATEKATNIIMSSAEEIMGADTSDADAYQALVNDKIIEIFEACSFQDITGQRISKVVNALNVIDQRVSTFIDRMKMQNVEDVEIEETEAERRKRELILHGPQHDGEGVNQSEVDAMLAELGFGEENEKTTEKSNQNDIDALFD, from the coding sequence ATGTCCCTTGCTGAAGTGATGGCCGACAGTCTGGAGTCCTATCTCCAAGCGGTAGACCAGACCGTATATAGTGAATTCATGAGCATCGCCGAAGAGATCTCTTCCATGAAGAAAGAGATTTCAGCGCTACGTCCCTCGGAAATGCGCCACAACGCAATTCCCGATGCCGGTCGCGAGCTTGATGCAGTTGTCGAGGCTACCGAGAAAGCCACCAACATCATCATGTCATCGGCCGAAGAGATCATGGGTGCGGATACATCCGACGCCGATGCCTATCAGGCTCTGGTCAACGACAAGATCATCGAGATTTTCGAAGCCTGTTCCTTCCAGGACATCACTGGCCAGCGCATTTCCAAGGTCGTCAACGCCCTCAACGTGATTGATCAGCGCGTCTCTACCTTCATCGACCGCATGAAAATGCAGAATGTCGAAGATGTCGAGATCGAGGAAACCGAAGCCGAACGCCGCAAACGCGAGCTGATCCTGCATGGACCGCAGCATGATGGCGAAGGGGTGAATCAGTCCGAGGTTGATGCCATGCTGGCAGAACTTGGCTTTGGTGAAGAGAACGAGAAAACCACCGAGAAAAGCAATCAGAACGACATCGACGCCCTGTTCGACTGA
- a CDS encoding 4Fe-4S dicluster domain-containing protein yields MSQVFPDDTLIMRASPHGASCDIKDPNGNITWRVPEGAGGPTYPNM; encoded by the coding sequence ATGTCACAGGTTTTTCCTGACGATACGCTGATCATGCGGGCAAGCCCGCATGGCGCATCTTGTGACATCAAGGACCCGAACGGCAACATCACGTGGAGGGTGCCCGAAGGGGCCGGCGGGCCGACCTATCCGAACATGTAA
- a CDS encoding electron transfer flavoprotein-ubiquinone oxidoreductase: MTEMNELPERESMEFDVVIVGAGPSGLSAAIRIKQLAEEKGEDISVVVLEKGSEVGAHILSGAVIDPVALTRLIPDWKEDDSCPVKVAVKKDRFRLLGPAGAIPLPNFAMPPLMSNHGNYIISLGNLCRWLAEKAEAMGVEIYPGFAAAELLYDENGALRGVATGDMGVGKDGEPKDTYMRGMELLGKYTLIGEGVRGSLTKQLIAKYALDKDCDVPKFGIGIKEIWEIDPAKHNEGLVEHSFGWPLDEKTGGGSFLYHMEDNQVAVGFVVYLNYKNPYLSPFEEFQRFKLHPTVQPTLEGGKRISYGARCIAEGGYQSVPRLTFPGGALIGCSAGFVNVPRIKGIHNAMDSGMQVADVLMTALAEGRANDELAAYEEGWRKGPIGKDLFKVRNVKPLWAKFGLTIGVTLGGLDMWLNSLFGFSPFGTVKHGKTDAQSTLPASQCKPIDYPKPDNKITFDKLSSVFLSGANHEEDQPCHLVVKDLSLQKSSEHDVYGGLSQRFCPAGVYEWDESGETPAYVINAANCVHCKTCDIKDPNGNITWTVPEGAGGPTYPNM, from the coding sequence ATGACTGAAATGAACGAGCTTCCCGAACGCGAAAGCATGGAATTCGACGTCGTGATCGTCGGCGCGGGCCCGTCCGGCCTGTCGGCGGCCATTCGAATCAAGCAACTCGCCGAAGAAAAAGGCGAGGACATTTCAGTCGTCGTGCTGGAGAAAGGCTCCGAAGTCGGAGCGCATATCCTCTCAGGTGCCGTGATTGACCCCGTTGCCCTGACCCGCCTCATCCCCGACTGGAAAGAGGACGACAGCTGCCCGGTTAAAGTTGCGGTCAAGAAGGACCGGTTCCGTCTGCTCGGGCCAGCCGGGGCAATCCCGCTTCCCAATTTCGCCATGCCGCCGCTGATGAGCAACCATGGCAACTACATCATTTCCCTTGGCAACCTCTGCCGCTGGCTTGCAGAGAAAGCCGAAGCGATGGGTGTCGAGATCTATCCCGGCTTCGCCGCTGCCGAGCTGCTCTATGACGAGAATGGCGCCCTGCGCGGTGTTGCCACCGGCGATATGGGCGTCGGCAAGGATGGCGAGCCAAAAGACACCTACATGCGCGGCATGGAACTGCTTGGCAAATACACGCTGATCGGCGAAGGTGTGCGCGGCTCGCTCACCAAGCAGCTGATTGCCAAATATGCGCTCGACAAGGATTGCGACGTGCCGAAGTTCGGCATCGGCATCAAGGAAATCTGGGAGATCGACCCCGCGAAGCACAATGAAGGTCTGGTCGAACACAGCTTTGGCTGGCCGCTTGACGAGAAGACCGGTGGCGGGTCCTTCCTCTATCATATGGAAGACAATCAGGTCGCAGTGGGCTTTGTGGTCTATCTCAATTACAAGAACCCCTATCTCTCACCGTTCGAGGAATTCCAGCGCTTCAAGCTGCATCCGACGGTGCAGCCTACCCTTGAGGGTGGCAAGCGCATCTCCTATGGCGCACGCTGCATTGCCGAGGGTGGCTATCAGTCAGTTCCGCGCCTGACCTTCCCGGGCGGAGCACTCATCGGTTGCTCGGCTGGCTTCGTCAACGTGCCACGCATCAAGGGCATTCACAACGCCATGGATTCGGGGATGCAGGTGGCCGATGTCCTGATGACAGCTTTGGCGGAAGGTCGTGCCAACGACGAACTCGCCGCGTATGAGGAAGGCTGGCGCAAGGGCCCGATCGGCAAGGATCTGTTCAAGGTCCGCAACGTGAAACCGCTGTGGGCCAAATTCGGTCTGACCATTGGCGTCACGCTCGGCGGCCTCGACATGTGGCTCAACAGCCTGTTCGGCTTCTCGCCGTTCGGCACCGTCAAGCATGGCAAGACCGATGCGCAGAGCACCCTGCCCGCCAGCCAGTGCAAGCCAATCGACTATCCCAAGCCTGACAACAAAATCACTTTTGACAAGCTCTCCTCCGTGTTCCTCTCCGGGGCGAACCACGAGGAAGATCAGCCCTGTCATCTGGTGGTCAAGGACCTCTCCCTGCAGAAGAGCTCCGAGCATGATGTCTATGGCGGGCTGTCGCAGCGCTTCTGTCCGGCCGGGGTCTATGAGTGGGACGAAAGCGGCGAGACGCCAGCTTACGTCATCAACGCTGCCAACTGCGTCCACTGCAAGACCTGTGACATCAAAGACCCGAACGGCAACATCACATGGACGGTGCCCGAAGGGGCTGGTGGGCCGACCTATCCGAACATGTAA
- a CDS encoding uracil-DNA glycosylase — MPNVPNTVTTAHDLAGLMDWYEALGVDCALDDAPQDRFEESRRQQQARRQAMEAGARQTPSRPSQGSSARAVPPVNSPQATFTSGSTFNQSLPSSNSAAQHGGQVAFPPSTNGQSTPNFQNAGTATLVENAVAAAKAAPTLDDLRKALAGFDGCSLKFSAKSLVFGDGNPDADVMFIGEAPGRDEDLQGVPFVGRAGQLLDKMMAAINLDREKAYITNILPWRPPGNRKPSIDEQAMLRPFIHRHIELVNPKLLVFLGGTAAQQLLDSKDGIMRLRGRWRSYQAAGRDIPVMATLHPAFLLRTPAQKRAAWQDLLEVAAKLDALD, encoded by the coding sequence ATGCCGAATGTGCCTAACACAGTGACGACAGCTCATGACCTCGCTGGCCTTATGGACTGGTACGAGGCGCTTGGTGTCGACTGTGCGCTCGATGACGCACCTCAGGATCGCTTTGAGGAAAGCCGTCGTCAGCAGCAGGCTCGCCGTCAGGCCATGGAAGCCGGGGCGAGACAGACGCCGTCGAGACCGTCTCAAGGATCATCAGCGCGTGCTGTTCCTCCTGTCAATTCTCCGCAAGCTACGTTTACGTCAGGGTCAACTTTCAATCAATCGCTCCCTTCGTCCAATAGTGCGGCGCAGCATGGAGGTCAAGTCGCCTTTCCACCTAGCACCAATGGACAATCCACGCCGAATTTCCAGAATGCGGGAACGGCAACGCTGGTCGAAAATGCGGTTGCGGCAGCAAAGGCCGCGCCAACGCTTGATGACCTGCGCAAGGCCCTTGCCGGATTTGATGGCTGCAGCCTGAAGTTTTCTGCCAAATCTCTGGTGTTCGGAGATGGCAACCCCGATGCTGATGTCATGTTCATTGGCGAGGCACCGGGACGGGATGAGGATCTGCAAGGGGTGCCCTTTGTTGGCCGGGCCGGGCAGTTGCTCGACAAGATGATGGCCGCGATCAATCTCGATCGCGAAAAGGCCTACATCACCAACATTCTGCCGTGGCGTCCGCCGGGCAACCGCAAGCCCAGTATTGATGAGCAGGCCATGCTCCGCCCCTTCATTCACCGCCATATCGAACTGGTGAACCCCAAGCTTCTGGTGTTCCTCGGTGGCACGGCGGCGCAACAACTGCTGGACTCCAAAGACGGCATCATGCGCCTGCGTGGCCGCTGGCGCAGCTATCAGGCCGCCGGTCGGGACATTCCCGTCATGGCAACCCTGCATCCGGCCTTCCTCCTGCGCACCCCCGCGCAGAAGCGGGCGGCCTGGCAGGATCTACTCGAAGTGGCAGCAAAACTCGACGCGCTCGACTGA
- the meaB gene encoding methylmalonyl Co-A mutase-associated GTPase MeaB produces MPEPSPLSFEAIATGGKRAIARALSDIEARDGTREVAQLLDEAAERARAHVVGLTGPPGVGKSTLTNALIRHWRGEGKSVGVVAVDPSSQISSGALLGDRTRLDTDPTDQNVFVRSMAARDRLGGLSHEALAAIILMRALFDRVLVESVGIGQSEADIAFAADSIVLCIQPGSGDSLQFMKAGVMELPDIVVVTKSDMGAPARRAKADVEGALSLAMRKQSDWSVPVLLASAQEGSGLKDLAEAVEDHYQILVESGRLLTQRKQQALLWMKDRIRRKFGEFGLKHARIDSSDNDCPGLFEAERKVHLDLVERLSATGEKTK; encoded by the coding sequence ATGCCCGAGCCATCTCCCCTCTCCTTTGAAGCCATCGCGACTGGTGGCAAGCGCGCCATCGCCCGGGCGCTGAGCGATATCGAAGCGAGGGACGGCACGAGGGAAGTCGCGCAGCTGCTCGATGAGGCCGCAGAGAGGGCCCGAGCCCATGTGGTGGGGCTCACCGGACCTCCGGGGGTTGGCAAATCGACCCTGACCAACGCTCTCATTCGCCACTGGCGTGGGGAAGGCAAAAGCGTCGGTGTCGTTGCAGTCGATCCCTCGTCGCAGATTTCGTCAGGCGCATTGTTGGGTGACCGAACCCGCCTTGACACCGACCCCACCGATCAGAATGTGTTCGTGCGCTCGATGGCGGCACGAGACCGCCTCGGCGGGCTCTCTCACGAAGCGTTGGCGGCGATCATCCTGATGCGTGCTCTGTTTGATCGGGTGCTGGTGGAAAGTGTCGGCATCGGTCAATCAGAGGCCGATATCGCCTTTGCTGCGGACAGTATCGTGCTTTGCATCCAGCCCGGATCTGGCGACAGCCTGCAATTCATGAAGGCGGGTGTGATGGAACTGCCCGATATCGTTGTCGTCACCAAATCTGACATGGGCGCTCCGGCGCGTCGGGCCAAGGCCGATGTCGAGGGTGCTCTGTCCCTTGCGATGCGCAAGCAGAGTGACTGGTCCGTGCCGGTCCTCCTCGCCTCGGCACAGGAGGGCTCAGGCCTCAAGGACCTAGCGGAAGCGGTGGAAGACCATTACCAGATTCTCGTCGAAAGTGGGCGTCTCCTCACGCAACGGAAGCAACAGGCGCTGTTGTGGATGAAAGACAGGATCAGACGCAAATTTGGTGAATTCGGTCTTAAGCATGCCAGAATTGATTCCAGTGACAACGATTGCCCCGGATTGTTCGAAGCAGAGCGAAAAGTGCATTTGGATCTGGTTGAACGTTTGTCTGCAACCGGAGAGAAAACCAAATAA
- a CDS encoding LysE family transporter, whose product MASTFLQGALVGLAVAAPVGPIGLLCIRRTLREGRIVGLATGMGAATADGLYGLVAATGLAISGLLVSHGDEMRLFGGLLILYLGLSTFRRGLSDQPHDPAKAPPSHAPLKAYGTTFLLTLANPATILSFVGMISGLSKGAEAGPDAAYWLVFGVFCGSAVWWLFLVTMTALIRGLISDLIMRIIDFASGGLLMVWGGWMVWQAARGFLP is encoded by the coding sequence ATGGCGAGCACATTTCTTCAAGGCGCACTGGTCGGATTGGCTGTCGCGGCTCCTGTTGGCCCGATCGGACTTTTGTGCATCCGGCGCACCTTGCGAGAAGGGCGGATTGTCGGTCTCGCGACCGGTATGGGTGCAGCCACCGCTGATGGCCTTTATGGCCTTGTTGCCGCGACAGGCCTTGCCATTTCCGGCCTGCTTGTCAGCCATGGCGACGAGATGCGGCTGTTCGGCGGCCTGTTGATCCTCTATCTCGGCCTTTCGACCTTTCGGCGTGGGCTCAGCGATCAGCCCCATGACCCGGCCAAGGCACCGCCGAGCCATGCGCCCTTGAAGGCTTATGGCACGACTTTTCTACTGACACTCGCCAATCCGGCAACAATCCTTTCTTTCGTTGGCATGATTTCAGGGCTGTCAAAAGGCGCGGAAGCTGGTCCGGATGCAGCCTATTGGCTGGTCTTCGGTGTCTTTTGCGGCTCGGCGGTCTGGTGGCTGTTTCTGGTCACCATGACCGCACTCATTCGCGGGCTGATCTCGGACCTCATCATGCGGATCATCGATTTTGCCTCAGGTGGTCTGTTGATGGTGTGGGGGGGCTGGATGGTCTGGCAGGCCGCTCGCGGCTTTCTCCCCTGA